AAAACGATTACCTCAAATGAAATTGGTATTAATGGCGGCTACAACTATGAACTTTGGAAGGACCACGGAAACACCAGCATGACGCTAAAGGATGGTGGCGCGTTTAGTTGTCAGTGGAGCAATATCGGAAATGCGTTATTCCGTAAAGGCAAGAAATTCAATGACACCCAGACATACAAACAGCTTGGAAATATATCAGTAAACTATGATTGTAATTACCAGCCATCTGGCAATTCCTACATGTGTGTATATGGATGGACGAGAGGTCCTCTCGTGGAATATTATATAGTAGATAGCTGGGGCAGCTGGAGACCGCCTGGCGGAACATCAAAAGGCACAATTACAGTCGATGGTGGTATCTATGACATATATGAGACCACTCGAATCAACCAGCCTTCAATTGAAGGAAATAATACAACTTTTAAGCAGTATTGGAGCGTCCGCAGATCTAAACGCACTAGCGGAACAATATCTGTCAGCAAACACTTTGCCGCTTGGGAAAGTAAAGGAATGCCACTTGGAAAAATGCATGAAACTGCATTTAACATAGAGGGATACCAAAGCAGTGGGAAAGCTGATGTGAATAGTATGTCAATTAATATCGGAAATAAATAATAATCAATAAAACGCTCTTTTTCAAGAGCGTTTTTAAAAAAATATACACCTATGATTATAAAGGAGAAAATGAATTTTGGGCTGGGGAGTATAAGGTAAGTGGTAGGACTATATTTACTGAAAAAGATAATAAGGCTACTTATGAAGGTAATAGTAGTGAAATTTTCACGGTGACATATAAGGGAGATATATCTGAACTTCTTCAATAGGACATTTAGAAATATATAGTGAAGGTGAAAAACTGCAATTAAGTTTGAAAAACATATTTACAATATGGAAATTTAAATATATAATTAAAGATTAAAACTTTTTCTTTCTACTAGCTTTTGCTTAACAATATTATTTTAGCTTAAAAGTGATAAATATACAAGATAAAATAAGCATATGCGAGTGTATATTTGCAGTTTCGCTAGTAATTAGTATTAGTATATTAGAACAGTTTATATAAAGTTTAGTATTTTTTAGGTCTGATGATATAATACTTTTGGATAGAGACGTCTTTATACTAATTATAGATAAATTTGGAGAGTGATCTTAATGCAAAAAGTTTATGAAACTGAAAGACTTTTGTTAAAAGTTTTAGATAAATCTTATGCGGAAATGGTTGCTGATTATTGTTTAAGAAACAAATCTTTTTTAGAAGAGTGGGAACCTTTGAGGAGCGAAGAATTTTATACAAAGCAATATCAGGAAGAACAACTAGATAAAGCGTTAACAGATATAAAAAATAATAATTCATTAATATTATGGATATTCAAAAAGCAAGACGAGCAAAGAATATTGGGTTCTATTGCTTTTACTAACATAGTAAAAGGCGTATTTTTATCGAGTTATCTTGGTTATAAATTTGATAAAGATGAAATCAATAAAGGGTACATGACTGAGGCTATTCAAAAAGGAATTGAAATTATGTTTAATGAATATGGATTACACAGAATTGAAGCTAATATTATGCCAAAAAATAAAAGATCATTAAGGGTAGCTGAGAAATTAGGCTTTTATAATGAAGGACTAGCATATAAGTATTTAAAGATAAATGAAAAATGGGAAGATCATATACATATGGTTTTATTAAATGATAAGGTTTAGTAAGAGTTTTGGCATAGGTTTTGATTATAAGTTAATATTTAAGAGTTAGATTATTTGGAGTTGTGTAAAAAATAGTTTGGTTGCAATTGGGTTATTATTTTGTTGAAAGTTATTGTAATTTAAGCTAGAATTACATTAAATAGGAATGTGAATAAGTGTGAAAAAGAATTTTCATAGGTGATGAAGTTCGCTTTTAAATATCTCCTTTGAGATTGATGACCTCTACTATATCAAAAATATAGTAGAGGTCTTTTGTTTTATATTAGATATTTTATGGATACTAGACACCTTCAAAAGAAGAATAGGATAAAAAAATAAAATTTAAAGTAATTATTTGTACTTTTATGAGATTTTATATACAATAATATCAGGGGGGATGTGTTAATGAAGAAAAAACTTAGACCAATAATTCTAGTTATTGCTATTGTTCTAATAGGAATATCTGTATTTGGATGCGCTAAAATAAAAGATTTGGCTGGAAAAATTAAAGGTGATTTAGTGGGACAACAATTTACTGTAACCACCTATGATGATTATGGAAATAAAACTTTAACAGTTGAAGGTAGCAAAGTTACAGTAGGATTGCTGCAAAATAGTGATAATTTTGATAAAAAAGCTTCAGAATTTAAGTCAGAAGTATTGGAAGTTACAGTTAATGGAAATCAAATGTTCCAAGTTGGTAATACAGTAATATTTGCTGAAAATGGATTGGATATGATTGAAGGCTATG
The window above is part of the Clostridium saccharoperbutylacetonicum N1-4(HMT) genome. Proteins encoded here:
- a CDS encoding glycoside hydrolase family 11 protein encodes the protein MLKKKVIFTALAALVMTSSLTMVENTVFAATTLSTTENTFAKEALSTQKISSAFNTQAVPKTITSNEIGINGGYNYELWKDHGNTSMTLKDGGAFSCQWSNIGNALFRKGKKFNDTQTYKQLGNISVNYDCNYQPSGNSYMCVYGWTRGPLVEYYIVDSWGSWRPPGGTSKGTITVDGGIYDIYETTRINQPSIEGNNTTFKQYWSVRRSKRTSGTISVSKHFAAWESKGMPLGKMHETAFNIEGYQSSGKADVNSMSINIGNK
- a CDS encoding GNAT family N-acetyltransferase, giving the protein MQKVYETERLLLKVLDKSYAEMVADYCLRNKSFLEEWEPLRSEEFYTKQYQEEQLDKALTDIKNNNSLILWIFKKQDEQRILGSIAFTNIVKGVFLSSYLGYKFDKDEINKGYMTEAIQKGIEIMFNEYGLHRIEANIMPKNKRSLRVAEKLGFYNEGLAYKYLKINEKWEDHIHMVLLNDKV
- a CDS encoding DUF5052 family protein, encoding MKKKLRPIILVIAIVLIGISVFGCAKIKDLAGKIKGDLVGQQFTVTTYDDYGNKTLTVEGSKVTVGLLQNSDNFDKKASEFKSEVLEVTVNGNQMFQVGNTVIFAENGLDMIEGYDVPTDVNVNKGGGYVPLDRFVNDVKNKIGKDKTIIISSQQGIPIGVYQGKDVYVTIPEDLPKMTRINIDGKTLYIHRANYTILDSKMIKGK